A window of Rhizobium acidisoli contains these coding sequences:
- a CDS encoding ABC transporter substrate-binding protein, whose translation MISNISRLLSLSTAMIVASTAIAAAEPSAELIAAAKKEGTLTTIALPHDWCGYGDVIAGFKAKYGLEVNELNPDAGSGDEVEAIKANKGNTGPQAPDVIDVGLSFGPSAKKDGLIQPYKVSTWDSIPDTAKDAEGFWYGDYYGVLSFLVNKDLVKESPADWTDLKKSDYANTVALAGDPRTANQAVQGVYAAGLSASGGDAAKAGEEGLKFFAELNKAGNFVPVVGKAAPFAQGSTPIIVAWDYNALSWGQSLKGNPPFEVVVPKTGVVAGVYVQAISAFAPHPNAAKLWMEYLYSDEGQLGWLKGYCHPIRFNDLAKNNKIPKDLLDKLPPAAAYEKAVFPTLEEQAAGKETITKNWDSVVGASVK comes from the coding sequence GTGATCTCTAACATTTCTCGACTTCTGTCGCTCTCTACTGCGATGATCGTGGCTTCGACCGCGATTGCCGCCGCCGAGCCGAGCGCTGAATTGATCGCCGCCGCCAAGAAGGAAGGCACCCTGACCACGATCGCTCTTCCGCACGACTGGTGCGGCTACGGCGACGTCATTGCCGGCTTCAAGGCCAAGTATGGCCTCGAAGTCAACGAACTGAACCCGGACGCCGGTTCGGGCGACGAAGTCGAAGCCATCAAGGCCAACAAGGGCAACACCGGCCCGCAGGCTCCTGACGTCATCGACGTCGGCCTCTCCTTCGGTCCGTCCGCCAAGAAGGACGGCCTGATCCAGCCTTACAAGGTTTCCACCTGGGATTCTATCCCGGACACGGCCAAGGATGCCGAAGGCTTCTGGTACGGCGACTATTACGGCGTTCTCTCGTTCCTCGTGAACAAGGACCTCGTCAAGGAATCGCCGGCCGACTGGACCGACCTGAAGAAGAGCGACTACGCAAACACCGTCGCGCTTGCAGGCGATCCGCGCACGGCCAACCAGGCCGTCCAGGGCGTCTATGCTGCTGGTCTTTCCGCATCAGGCGGTGACGCGGCCAAGGCAGGCGAAGAAGGCTTGAAGTTCTTTGCTGAACTCAACAAGGCTGGCAACTTCGTGCCCGTCGTCGGCAAGGCTGCTCCCTTCGCGCAGGGCTCGACGCCGATCATCGTCGCCTGGGACTACAACGCCCTGTCCTGGGGCCAGAGCCTCAAGGGCAATCCTCCGTTCGAGGTTGTCGTTCCGAAGACGGGCGTCGTTGCCGGTGTCTACGTCCAGGCGATTTCGGCCTTCGCTCCGCACCCGAACGCTGCCAAGCTCTGGATGGAATACCTCTATTCCGACGAAGGTCAGCTCGGCTGGCTGAAGGGCTATTGCCACCCGATCCGCTTCAACGATCTTGCCAAGAACAACAAGATCCCGAAGGACCTGCTCGACAAGCTGCCGCCGGCAGCAGCCTATGAAAAGGCTGTTTTCCCGACGCTCGAAGAGCAGGCCGCCGGCAAGGAAACCATCACCAAGAACTGGGATTCCGTGGTTGGCGCCAGCGTCAAGTAA
- a CDS encoding ABC transporter permease: MSTVSTPMVSSAPLINRDRVIDWLGIAPFIIFSLLFLIIPTLYLVAGAFLTPEGSFTLKNIGDLFTPSIMSAYWISIRVSVASALGGALIGFFLAWAVVLGGLPNSVRSTLLTFSGVASNFAGVPLAFAFLATLGRTGLVTVFLREWFDFNLYSTGFNLLSFLGLTITYMYFQIPLMVLILTPALDGMKKEWREASQILGATNRQYWTMVALPILWPSLLGTTLLLFANAFGAIATAFALTGSSLNIVPILLYAQIRGDVLHNANLGYAIALGMIVITGVSNVLYLMLRMRAERWQK; this comes from the coding sequence ATGAGCACCGTCTCAACGCCTATGGTCAGCAGCGCCCCCTTGATCAACAGAGATCGCGTGATCGACTGGCTGGGCATTGCACCCTTCATTATCTTCTCGCTGCTGTTTCTGATCATCCCGACGCTTTATCTCGTGGCCGGCGCATTCCTGACACCTGAGGGCAGTTTTACGCTGAAGAATATCGGCGATCTCTTTACGCCGTCGATCATGAGCGCTTATTGGATCAGTATCCGCGTCTCGGTCGCCTCGGCTCTGGGCGGCGCATTGATCGGCTTTTTCCTGGCCTGGGCCGTCGTGCTCGGCGGCCTGCCGAACTCGGTGCGCTCGACGCTTCTGACCTTCTCCGGCGTCGCCTCCAATTTCGCCGGCGTGCCGCTCGCCTTCGCCTTTCTGGCAACGCTCGGCCGCACCGGCCTCGTGACGGTCTTCCTGCGGGAATGGTTCGACTTCAACCTTTACAGCACCGGCTTCAACCTGCTGTCCTTCCTCGGCCTCACCATCACCTACATGTATTTCCAGATCCCGCTGATGGTGCTGATCCTGACTCCTGCGCTCGACGGCATGAAGAAGGAATGGCGCGAAGCCTCGCAGATCCTGGGCGCCACCAACCGCCAGTACTGGACGATGGTCGCGCTGCCGATCCTCTGGCCGAGCCTGCTCGGCACGACCCTGCTGCTCTTCGCCAACGCCTTCGGCGCCATCGCCACCGCCTTCGCGCTGACCGGCAGTTCGCTGAACATCGTGCCGATCCTACTCTACGCGCAGATCCGCGGCGACGTTCTGCACAATGCCAACCTCGGTTACGCCATCGCGCTCGGAATGATCGTGATCACCGGCGTCTCCAATGTCCTTTACCTCATGCTGCGCATGCGCGCCGAACGGTGGCAGAAATGA